In Oscillatoria acuminata PCC 6304, a single window of DNA contains:
- a CDS encoding FeoA family protein — protein MKGRKMMHKGEGEGYRNPKDTWFSYFGAATRPQRTEEISPPCNPQDGTGYSPLSQAQAGDRLRVTQINGGNSLKTSLAEMGVREGTELVVIDRSASGSAIVMIGDQQIGVGAGMAEKILCIQAIPGSAEGQKPRPLSNTRLREIAIGAKGRILGYESTNRSYKRRLLSMGLTPGTEFKIIRHAPLGDPTEIKVRGFSLTLRKDEADALCIEKVDR, from the coding sequence ATGAAAGGACGTAAGATGATGCACAAGGGAGAGGGAGAGGGATATCGGAATCCCAAGGATACCTGGTTTAGTTATTTTGGGGCCGCGACTCGACCCCAGCGAACCGAGGAGATTTCCCCACCTTGCAATCCCCAAGACGGAACGGGGTACAGTCCTTTATCCCAGGCACAAGCGGGCGATCGCCTGCGAGTGACTCAGATCAATGGGGGGAATTCCTTGAAAACCTCTCTGGCAGAAATGGGCGTGAGAGAGGGGACAGAATTAGTCGTCATCGATCGCAGCGCCAGTGGATCAGCGATTGTGATGATCGGCGATCAGCAGATTGGGGTAGGGGCTGGTATGGCCGAAAAGATCCTGTGTATTCAGGCCATTCCAGGATCCGCAGAGGGCCAGAAACCCCGCCCCCTTAGCAACACGCGGTTACGAGAGATTGCGATCGGTGCCAAAGGGCGAATTCTTGGCTATGAATCCACAAACCGTAGCTATAAGCGCCGACTGCTTTCGATGGGATTAACCCCAGGAACCGAGTTTAAAATTATTCGCCACGCACCCCTAGGCGACCCGACGGAAATCAAGGTACGCGGATTTAGCCTGACCCTGCGCAAAGACGAAGCGGATGCACTCTGTATAGAAAAGGTAGACCGATGA
- a CDS encoding YqiA/YcfP family alpha/beta fold hydrolase, which yields MIQTLPQTYIYLHGFASSPDSFKANYLRDRFAELAIPLKIPNLNQGDFSHLTLTRQLEQVAKEFPPENAKVTLIGSSFGGLTSAWLAQRYPQVDRLVLLAPAFEFLSHWMASLGPQRLELWQKEGYLPIYHYGEKREIPLSYQFITDAQGYVENQLQRQLPILILHGVKDEVIPVEASRRFVVSRPWVKRVELDSDHGLGNVMPEIWEAIQGFCGI from the coding sequence ATGATTCAAACATTGCCTCAGACTTACATTTATTTACATGGATTTGCATCGAGTCCGGACTCATTCAAGGCGAATTATCTGCGCGATCGCTTTGCTGAACTGGCAATTCCCCTGAAGATTCCCAATCTCAATCAGGGGGATTTTTCTCATCTGACTCTGACGCGACAACTGGAACAAGTAGCGAAGGAATTCCCACCGGAAAACGCTAAAGTTACCTTAATTGGTTCCAGTTTTGGCGGACTGACTTCTGCCTGGTTAGCGCAACGATATCCCCAGGTCGATCGCCTGGTTTTATTAGCCCCTGCTTTTGAATTTCTGAGTCATTGGATGGCGAGTTTGGGTCCGCAACGGCTTGAATTGTGGCAAAAAGAGGGGTATTTACCGATTTATCATTATGGAGAAAAGCGGGAGATTCCTCTGAGTTATCAATTTATCACGGATGCTCAAGGTTACGTTGAAAATCAGTTGCAGCGACAGTTACCGATTTTGATTTTACATGGGGTTAAAGATGAGGTGATTCCGGTTGAGGCAAGTCGTCGATTTGTTGTTTCTCGTCCTTGGGTGAAGAGGGTGGAGTTGGATAGCGATCATGGGTTGGGGAATGTGATGCCGGAGATTTGGGAGGCGATTCAGGGTTTTTGTGGGATTTGA
- a CDS encoding response regulator transcription factor — MAKKILIVDDEPHIRILMEQTLEELEDEGVELLTAINGEDALNTIKTEKPELVFLDVMMPKMSGFEVCNAVKNELKIQDVYIIMLTAKGQEFDKQKGSDSGADLYMTKPFDPDEVLEKSMEILGID, encoded by the coding sequence ATGGCGAAGAAAATCTTAATTGTGGATGATGAACCCCATATCCGCATTCTCATGGAACAAACCCTAGAAGAACTTGAAGATGAGGGGGTAGAATTGCTAACTGCAATCAATGGAGAAGATGCACTCAATACCATCAAAACCGAAAAACCCGAATTGGTTTTTCTGGATGTGATGATGCCTAAAATGAGCGGATTTGAAGTCTGTAATGCGGTCAAAAATGAACTAAAAATCCAAGATGTTTATATTATCATGCTGACGGCCAAAGGTCAAGAGTTTGACAAACAAAAAGGCAGTGACTCTGGGGCAGATTTGTACATGACTAAGCCCTTTGACCCGGATGAAGTGCTGGAAAAATCAATGGAAATTTTAGGAATCGATTAA
- a CDS encoding HMA2 domain-containing protein, with translation MVNQTVTTGTSNFKLVQAVEGCVQLRAGDSTGILYLNLLGQQVGQEPGIVAVSTDAKTGDLIIVFNPHVIPLIQVLEMLQEWGISGIKTDQDPVKQVGNFLLHHQELETLAPMIAGMLVTQTLKLRGGWALLGNLIAASVTRQAIAQLEQNSTDAAVITVPAVVSPAATAPKSAVKAPSGMGVEIVHAIPGRVRLRVPKIAQDSTCADRLQTALCSQPEVTEIRLNPLTASIVVQYEIAAGLDESWRSHLVEMIEQAIADSLPEETPTPETDSQEQPEYPEETPGVLEIESDGSLTPDTADPVNYFNPCFARAFMNTMMNRFMGASV, from the coding sequence ATGGTGAATCAAACGGTAACCACGGGAACCAGCAATTTTAAATTAGTCCAGGCAGTTGAGGGTTGTGTGCAATTGCGGGCAGGGGATAGCACGGGCATTCTTTACCTGAATCTGCTTGGGCAGCAGGTGGGACAAGAACCAGGAATCGTGGCGGTTTCTACGGATGCCAAAACGGGGGATTTAATTATTGTCTTTAATCCTCATGTTATTCCCCTGATTCAGGTGCTAGAAATGCTGCAAGAGTGGGGAATTTCTGGGATAAAAACCGACCAGGACCCGGTAAAGCAAGTGGGAAATTTTCTGCTCCATCATCAAGAATTGGAGACATTGGCCCCGATGATTGCGGGGATGTTGGTGACTCAGACCCTGAAACTGCGGGGGGGATGGGCGTTACTGGGAAATCTGATCGCGGCGAGTGTGACGCGACAGGCGATCGCCCAGTTAGAGCAAAACTCCACTGATGCTGCTGTGATAACGGTTCCAGCGGTGGTGAGTCCGGCAGCGACTGCCCCGAAATCAGCGGTGAAAGCGCCATCGGGGATGGGAGTCGAAATTGTCCATGCCATTCCGGGACGAGTGCGGTTGCGCGTGCCCAAAATTGCCCAGGATAGCACTTGTGCCGATCGCCTCCAAACGGCCCTCTGTTCCCAACCCGAAGTTACCGAAATCCGCCTCAATCCGCTCACCGCGTCCATTGTGGTTCAGTATGAAATTGCTGCCGGATTAGATGAATCCTGGCGATCGCACCTGGTGGAAATGATTGAACAGGCGATCGCTGATTCCTTACCCGAGGAAACCCCCACCCCAGAAACCGATTCCCAGGAACAACCTGAGTATCCCGAGGAAACCCCTGGAGTTTTAGAAATAGAGTCCGATGGGAGTCTCACCCCTGATACCGCCGATCCCGTAAATTATTTTAACCCTTGTTTTGCGCGGGCATTTATGAATACGATGATGAATCGATTTATGGGGGCGTCGGTGTAA
- a CDS encoding FeoC-like transcriptional regulator, with translation MILTEIQTYLSQQGQASLGQLEQHFHVNSHALSPMLEKLIRKGRVQKIVSSTRCGSCGSCAPETLIIYYWVKGDSPATETLAAGCPDSR, from the coding sequence ATGATATTAACGGAAATTCAAACCTATTTATCCCAACAGGGTCAAGCCTCCCTGGGACAACTGGAACAGCATTTTCATGTTAATTCCCATGCCTTGAGTCCCATGTTGGAGAAACTGATTCGGAAAGGGCGGGTGCAAAAAATAGTTTCCTCTACTCGTTGTGGCAGTTGTGGCAGTTGTGCCCCAGAGACTCTGATTATTTACTACTGGGTAAAAGGGGACTCTCCCGCCACTGAAACCCTCGCTGCCGGTTGTCCTGATTCCCGATAG
- a CDS encoding DUF5132 domain-containing protein — protein MGLIHWRQAGIQQHFGEMMEAGKGGRAIALGIGAVVLAPILLPAIGKVAKPLAKATLKNGITLYEKGKVAVAEANEVWEDILAEAKAEAMAESHQMPNTEPNHNHKG, from the coding sequence ATGGGACTTATTCATTGGAGACAAGCCGGAATTCAACAACATTTTGGTGAAATGATGGAAGCGGGAAAAGGAGGACGGGCGATCGCCTTGGGAATCGGTGCAGTAGTCCTCGCACCTATTTTGTTACCGGCGATCGGCAAAGTCGCCAAACCCCTCGCTAAAGCCACCCTAAAAAATGGCATTACCCTCTATGAAAAAGGCAAAGTTGCTGTAGCTGAAGCCAACGAAGTATGGGAAGATATTTTAGCAGAAGCCAAAGCCGAAGCAATGGCCGAATCCCATCAAATGCCCAACACTGAACCGAATCATAATCATAAAGGATAA
- a CDS encoding alpha/beta fold hydrolase, producing MTNDTRQITKQEYLWNYDNQAIAVAYQTVGQGMPLLLLPAFSTVSSRDEMRGMAERLCDRFEVVALDWPGFGESDRPGVQYGPEFYHQFLADFVSSVFARPVAIVAAGHGAGYAMKLAKTHPKRVSKVVLVAPTWLGPLRIMGVPEPVRGFVRDTVRTPGIGEFLYELNTHPAFLEFMYKQHVFVNPAKLTPEFIAQKRDSTQHPGGRFAPVAFVTGTLDPAGDRQEILAQFQPLPVPVKVIIGTLAPSGSQSVMEAIAQLPGVESARVAGSLGMHEEFPEAVVEAVADFL from the coding sequence ATGACAAATGACACCCGACAAATAACCAAACAAGAGTACCTGTGGAACTACGACAACCAGGCGATCGCCGTTGCATATCAAACCGTAGGACAGGGGATGCCTCTGTTATTACTGCCCGCTTTCAGTACCGTGTCCAGTCGCGATGAGATGCGGGGGATGGCGGAACGGTTGTGCGATCGCTTTGAAGTTGTGGCATTGGATTGGCCCGGGTTTGGAGAGTCCGATCGCCCCGGGGTACAGTATGGACCGGAATTTTACCATCAGTTTCTGGCCGATTTCGTGAGTTCTGTCTTTGCCCGACCCGTCGCCATTGTGGCGGCAGGACATGGGGCCGGATATGCCATGAAATTGGCGAAAACCCACCCCAAACGGGTTTCTAAGGTAGTGTTAGTGGCTCCTACTTGGCTGGGACCCCTGCGGATTATGGGGGTACCGGAACCTGTGCGAGGTTTTGTGAGAGATACTGTCCGGACTCCCGGCATTGGTGAGTTTCTTTATGAGTTGAATACTCATCCGGCGTTTCTGGAATTTATGTATAAACAGCACGTTTTTGTAAATCCGGCCAAGTTGACCCCGGAATTTATTGCTCAAAAGCGCGACAGTACCCAACACCCTGGCGGCAGATTTGCTCCAGTTGCCTTTGTGACCGGCACTCTGGACCCAGCAGGCGATCGCCAGGAAATATTAGCCCAATTTCAACCCTTACCTGTTCCGGTGAAGGTGATTATTGGCACCTTAGCTCCCTCGGGTTCCCAGTCGGTGATGGAGGCAATCGCACAATTGCCTGGGGTAGAATCGGCGCGGGTGGCCGGTTCCCTGGGAATGCATGAAGAATTTCCGGAGGCGGTGGTGGAGGCAGTCGCTGACTTTCTATAA
- the feoB gene encoding Fe(2+) transporter permease subunit FeoB, with protein sequence MKDPIIGLVGNPNCGKTCLFNALTGSNQRVGNWPGVTVDRKDGTYRQGNREITVVDLPGVYCLDAEDDETGLDELVARDYLLSGEATAIVNIVDASNLERNLYLTTQLIEMRLPMVIALNMMDVAKERGMNIDPVLLSERLGCPVIPIVATKKEGLSALQEAIAQQVDHPTLPHAYVPYPAILEQAFLDIETAIADRKITVAPRWAALKLLEYDDRGASVSTDTELDRIIVTHRRKIHQVLEEDLDIIIADSRYSYIHQITQGVTERQGEVSASLTEKLDRIVLDRWLGIPIFLGVMYLMFLFTINISSAFIDFFDILAGAIFVDGLGRFLDSFGTPGWLVALLADGAGGGIQTVSTFIPVIGFLFLFLSLLEDSGYMARAAFVMDRFMRFVGLPGKSFVPMLVGFGCNVPGIMSSRTLDNPRDRLLTIAMNPFMSCGAKLPVYALFAAAFFPIAGQNMVFGLYIIGILTAIMTGLVLKRTLLPGKPSAFIMELPPYHLPSLRGVMVHTWDRLQGFILKAGKIIVIMVMILGLLNSVGVDGSFGNQDSDRSILSVTSQAITPVLSPMGIQRDNWPATVGIFTGVFAKEALVGTLDSLYSNLARQRATEQDEAGEDEFNFWGQVQEAFATIPANLAEVPAALLDPLGLNIQDSLETDEIGAETAVVGSFGEMNARFTGQASAFAYLLFVLLYVPCVSAIGAIHRETSLRWTLFVASWTTGVAYSSAVMFYQVATFSQHPISSLFWMVAVVLFAGASLVLMKLSRPVLSVKGSRRSAAETAG encoded by the coding sequence ATGAAAGACCCGATTATTGGCCTAGTAGGTAACCCGAACTGCGGGAAAACTTGTTTATTCAATGCCTTGACCGGATCCAACCAGCGCGTCGGCAACTGGCCGGGGGTGACGGTCGATCGCAAAGATGGCACGTATCGTCAGGGAAATCGTGAGATTACCGTGGTGGATCTGCCCGGGGTCTATTGCCTGGATGCGGAAGATGATGAAACGGGACTGGATGAACTGGTGGCCCGGGATTATCTGTTGTCCGGGGAAGCGACGGCGATCGTTAATATTGTAGATGCCTCGAATTTAGAGCGCAATCTCTATCTAACCACGCAATTAATCGAGATGCGTCTGCCGATGGTGATCGCCTTGAATATGATGGATGTGGCGAAAGAACGGGGGATGAATATTGACCCCGTGCTCTTGTCGGAACGCTTAGGCTGTCCGGTGATACCGATTGTGGCGACCAAAAAAGAAGGGTTGAGTGCCTTGCAAGAGGCGATCGCCCAACAAGTAGACCATCCCACCCTGCCTCACGCTTACGTCCCCTATCCGGCGATTCTGGAACAAGCCTTTTTAGACATTGAAACGGCGATCGCCGACCGAAAAATCACCGTTGCACCGCGATGGGCCGCCCTCAAACTGTTGGAATACGACGATCGCGGCGCATCGGTTTCCACGGATACCGAACTGGACCGGATCATTGTCACCCACCGGCGCAAAATTCATCAGGTTTTGGAAGAAGACCTGGATATCATTATTGCCGACAGTCGGTATAGTTACATTCACCAAATTACCCAAGGAGTCACCGAACGCCAGGGAGAAGTGAGTGCAAGTCTTACCGAAAAACTCGATCGCATTGTCCTGGATCGCTGGTTGGGGATTCCCATCTTTTTAGGGGTGATGTATCTGATGTTTTTGTTTACCATCAACATCAGCAGCGCCTTTATCGACTTTTTTGATATTCTCGCTGGCGCTATCTTCGTGGACGGATTGGGCCGATTTCTGGACAGCTTTGGCACTCCCGGATGGTTGGTGGCCCTGCTGGCCGATGGCGCAGGGGGCGGGATTCAAACGGTTTCCACCTTTATTCCGGTGATTGGATTCCTGTTTTTGTTCCTGTCACTTTTGGAAGATTCGGGTTATATGGCCCGGGCCGCTTTTGTCATGGATCGGTTCATGCGGTTTGTGGGACTGCCGGGGAAATCCTTTGTGCCGATGTTGGTGGGATTTGGCTGTAATGTGCCAGGGATTATGTCCAGTCGCACCTTGGACAATCCGCGCGATCGCCTGCTGACCATTGCCATGAATCCCTTTATGTCCTGTGGGGCGAAGTTACCCGTCTATGCCTTATTTGCCGCTGCATTTTTCCCCATTGCGGGTCAAAATATGGTCTTTGGGTTATATATCATTGGCATACTCACGGCGATCATGACCGGGTTAGTGTTGAAACGGACTCTGTTGCCGGGAAAACCCTCTGCCTTTATCATGGAACTGCCTCCCTATCACCTGCCTAGCTTGCGCGGGGTGATGGTTCATACCTGGGACCGCCTCCAAGGGTTTATCTTGAAAGCGGGTAAAATTATCGTCATTATGGTGATGATTCTCGGGCTGTTAAATTCCGTGGGGGTTGACGGGTCCTTTGGTAACCAAGACAGCGATCGCTCAATTTTGAGTGTCACCAGTCAAGCGATTACCCCAGTCCTCTCCCCGATGGGAATCCAGCGCGATAACTGGCCCGCTACCGTGGGAATTTTTACCGGGGTTTTTGCGAAAGAGGCGTTAGTCGGGACTTTGGATTCTCTGTATAGTAACCTGGCGCGACAACGGGCGACTGAGCAGGATGAAGCAGGGGAAGACGAGTTTAACTTCTGGGGACAAGTCCAAGAAGCGTTTGCCACAATTCCGGCTAATTTAGCCGAGGTTCCGGCAGCATTGCTTGACCCCCTCGGTTTAAATATCCAAGACTCCTTAGAGACGGATGAGATAGGCGCAGAGACTGCAGTAGTCGGGAGCTTTGGCGAAATGAATGCTCGCTTTACGGGCCAAGCTAGTGCCTTTGCTTATCTGTTGTTCGTCCTCTTATATGTCCCCTGTGTCTCGGCCATTGGCGCTATTCATCGGGAAACCAGTCTGCGATGGACCTTGTTTGTGGCATCGTGGACCACTGGGGTGGCTTATAGTAGCGCCGTGATGTTCTATCAAGTGGCAACTTTCTCACAACACCCGATTTCCTCCCTATTTTGGATGGTAGCGGTCGTGCTATTTGCTGGGGCGAGTCTTGTCCTGATGAAACTCTCCCGACCCGTTTTATCCGTTAAGGGATCAAGGCGATCGGCAGCAGAAACAGCCGGATGA
- a CDS encoding heavy metal translocating P-type ATPase yields the protein MVANIEIWNKSRNPLAEVTPTWVACTLVHAIPGRVRFRVPRLARDRPYASRLEQAIAQEPGVMQVRVNLTAASIAIHYQTQGVSDERRRSQLVKVIQQTGQLQQSPGSEINPVIPELPATEPEGHDIKWPAIATLLAILGGPLGLPIPRTLMAGSVAWAALPVAKRAIASVLAERRLNIDCLDLMAIALSSLRGNLLTPALVMTLHEVGDTIRDRTARSSAARTADLMDTIGRFAWVERQGEKQQIPATDVEIGETVIVYPGEQIPVDGIVLQGTATIDRQKLTGESMPIVAEKGTQVYASTLLRSGELYIQAERVGAATRAAASLELVRKAPVHDTRMENYAANIADRAVLPAGIWAALVWALTRDPGRAAAILTLDFVTGIRVSVPTSFMAALTHATRHGILIRSGRALEQLAEVDTVVFDKTGTLTQGNISVVRITTGSEAISEDQVLEMAAAAEQRISHPVAEAIVAEAQNRGVRLLSRGEWHYEVGLGIQAEIEGRTVLVGSDRFLRQSGVTVNCLTDQQRRCDRGLDCEQADCALNVNCSLIYVACEGKFQGVIEYADPLRRETSRVIQRLQSEYHIQVQMLTGDERPRALAVAEKLGIPACHTHAEAFPEQKAALVRELHESGKTVAFVGDGLNDSVALAYADLSVSFANGSDVARETADVVLMENNLSGLLDAIAIAKETRYIIQQNTTLVVGPNLAALVLASTFGLHPLAATVIHNGSAIAAGLNGLRPLMHIDPPRSASEQSAINPS from the coding sequence ATGGTAGCAAATATAGAAATTTGGAACAAATCCAGGAATCCCCTCGCCGAGGTGACGCCGACTTGGGTTGCCTGTACCTTAGTTCATGCCATCCCTGGACGAGTCAGGTTTAGAGTCCCTCGCCTTGCGCGCGATCGCCCCTACGCCTCACGCCTAGAACAAGCGATTGCTCAAGAACCGGGCGTCATGCAAGTGCGCGTGAATCTCACTGCCGCCTCCATCGCCATTCACTACCAAACCCAGGGAGTGAGCGATGAAAGAAGGCGATCGCAATTGGTGAAAGTGATTCAACAAACCGGGCAACTCCAGCAGTCCCCGGGAAGTGAGATCAACCCCGTCATTCCCGAACTTCCGGCAACGGAACCCGAGGGTCATGATATTAAATGGCCTGCCATTGCTACTCTGCTGGCGATTCTAGGCGGTCCCCTGGGCTTGCCGATTCCGCGAACCCTCATGGCGGGAAGCGTTGCCTGGGCTGCTTTACCCGTGGCTAAACGGGCGATCGCCAGTGTGTTAGCCGAACGTCGCCTGAATATCGACTGCCTGGATTTAATGGCGATCGCCCTGTCATCCCTGCGCGGAAATTTGCTCACCCCTGCCTTAGTCATGACCCTCCATGAAGTCGGGGATACCATCCGCGATCGCACCGCCCGGTCCTCTGCCGCCCGCACTGCGGACCTCATGGACACTATCGGACGCTTTGCCTGGGTGGAACGCCAGGGAGAAAAACAGCAAATTCCCGCCACCGACGTGGAAATTGGGGAAACCGTCATAGTCTATCCCGGGGAACAAATTCCCGTAGATGGGATTGTCTTACAGGGAACCGCCACCATCGATCGCCAGAAACTCACCGGCGAATCCATGCCGATTGTTGCTGAAAAGGGAACTCAGGTTTATGCTTCCACCCTCCTCCGGTCCGGGGAATTGTATATCCAAGCGGAACGAGTCGGGGCCGCAACCCGGGCAGCCGCGAGTTTGGAATTAGTGAGAAAAGCCCCAGTCCATGATACTCGCATGGAAAATTACGCCGCCAACATCGCCGATCGCGCCGTCTTACCGGCGGGAATTTGGGCCGCCCTGGTGTGGGCCCTGACTCGGGACCCGGGACGGGCGGCAGCAATTCTCACCTTAGACTTTGTAACCGGAATTCGCGTTTCCGTCCCCACCAGCTTTATGGCAGCCCTGACTCATGCCACCCGACATGGGATTTTAATCCGCAGTGGACGCGCCTTGGAACAATTAGCCGAAGTCGATACCGTGGTATTTGACAAAACCGGCACTCTCACCCAAGGGAATATCTCCGTAGTTCGGATTACCACCGGATCGGAGGCAATTTCTGAGGATCAAGTGCTGGAAATGGCTGCTGCTGCGGAACAACGGATTTCTCACCCCGTAGCTGAGGCGATTGTGGCGGAGGCACAGAACCGGGGAGTGAGACTCTTATCTCGGGGAGAATGGCACTATGAGGTGGGTTTGGGCATTCAGGCGGAGATTGAAGGGCGAACCGTGTTAGTCGGTAGCGATCGCTTCTTGCGCCAGTCTGGAGTGACAGTGAACTGTCTGACGGATCAGCAACGACGATGCGATCGCGGATTGGACTGTGAGCAAGCAGATTGTGCGCTGAATGTCAACTGTTCTTTGATTTACGTTGCTTGTGAGGGCAAATTCCAAGGCGTCATCGAATATGCGGACCCCCTGCGACGGGAAACCTCCAGGGTGATTCAACGGTTACAGTCAGAATATCACATTCAGGTGCAGATGCTGACAGGGGATGAACGTCCCCGCGCCCTTGCTGTTGCTGAGAAACTGGGGATTCCCGCCTGTCATACCCATGCCGAAGCCTTTCCCGAACAAAAAGCCGCCCTCGTGCGAGAATTACATGAATCGGGGAAAACCGTTGCCTTTGTGGGGGATGGGTTAAATGATTCCGTTGCCTTAGCTTATGCGGATCTGTCCGTGTCCTTTGCCAATGGATCCGATGTAGCCCGAGAAACCGCTGATGTGGTGTTGATGGAGAACAATTTATCTGGGTTGCTAGATGCGATCGCGATCGCCAAGGAAACCCGATACATTATACAACAAAATACCACCTTAGTAGTCGGACCGAATTTAGCCGCCCTAGTTTTAGCATCCACCTTCGGATTGCACCCCTTAGCTGCCACCGTAATTCACAACGGTTCAGCGATCGCCGCCGGATTAAACGGGTTACGTCCTCTGATGCATATCGATCCCCCGCGATCGGCATCAGAACAGAGTGCAATCAACCCAAGTTAA